A window from Candidatus Nitrospira neomarina encodes these proteins:
- a CDS encoding acyl-CoA desaturase, which translates to MPEIQRIILGPWKLLKSLFDTQEATALASHKNGREIDLARTIPFLALHVAVLAVFWVGWSPIAVGVAVSLYIVRMFAITGFYHRYFSHRTFRTSRVMQFLFACLGASAAQRGPLWWAANHRHHHAYSDKPADVHSPVIRGLWWSHVGWFLTHDQLATKWNRIKDFARYPELRFLNRFDTLVPIGLAVLLFLLGKWLGSAYPDLGTSGWQMLVWGFVISTVVLWHGTFTINSLSHLFGSRRYPTSDHSRNNFLLAIITLGEGWHNNHHQYCSSARQGFRWWEIDVTYYLLEGLQLFGIIWDIRPVPAWVLNHSSLDQEDEETDSAEKMAM; encoded by the coding sequence ATGCCAGAAATCCAGCGGATCATATTGGGCCCATGGAAACTGTTAAAATCCCTGTTTGATACCCAAGAAGCGACAGCGCTGGCTTCCCATAAAAATGGTCGCGAGATAGACCTGGCTCGCACGATCCCATTTTTAGCCCTACATGTTGCCGTCCTGGCAGTTTTTTGGGTGGGCTGGAGTCCTATCGCGGTCGGGGTTGCGGTTTCCTTATATATTGTACGAATGTTCGCCATTACCGGCTTTTATCACCGCTACTTCTCCCACCGAACCTTTCGCACCTCACGAGTGATGCAGTTCCTGTTTGCCTGCCTTGGGGCCAGCGCGGCCCAACGAGGTCCTTTATGGTGGGCCGCTAATCATCGCCACCATCACGCCTATTCCGACAAACCGGCAGATGTCCATTCTCCTGTTATCCGCGGGCTCTGGTGGAGCCATGTAGGTTGGTTTTTAACCCATGACCAACTTGCAACAAAGTGGAACCGCATCAAAGATTTTGCGCGATATCCGGAATTACGATTTCTGAATCGTTTCGACACCCTTGTGCCAATCGGGCTGGCAGTCCTCCTGTTTCTCTTGGGGAAATGGCTGGGCAGTGCCTATCCGGATTTGGGAACAAGTGGATGGCAAATGCTGGTGTGGGGTTTCGTGATATCGACCGTTGTCCTCTGGCACGGAACCTTCACCATCAACTCACTTTCCCATCTTTTCGGTAGCCGACGCTATCCAACATCGGACCATAGCCGGAACAACTTCCTTCTGGCCATCATTACCCTAGGCGAAGGATGGCACAATAATCATCATCAATATTGCAGCTCCGCCCGACAAGGATTTCGATGGTGGGAAATCGATGTCACCTATTACCTGCTGGAAGGACTGCAACTTTTCGGGATCATTTGGGATATTCGACCCGTCCCCGCATGGGTACTGAATCACTCAAGTCTTGATCAGGAGGACGAGGAAACTGATTCAGCCGAGAAGATGGCGATGTAG
- a CDS encoding YHS domain-containing (seleno)protein, translating to MMKTILSSLFVMFVATAGTPAFAGDVTNSTPGISGYDPVAYFTDGKPMRGSGYHVVEHKGVTYAFASKEHKEMFEADPGKYVPAYGGYCAYGVAVGKKFVSDPEAWKIVQGKLYLNLDRDIQNKWAKEIPVYLKKSEANWKEIKDKAPSDL from the coding sequence ATGATGAAGACAATTTTAAGTTCCCTGTTCGTCATGTTCGTGGCCACCGCGGGTACACCCGCTTTCGCGGGGGATGTTACCAATAGCACTCCAGGAATCAGCGGTTATGATCCGGTTGCGTACTTTACGGATGGTAAACCGATGAGGGGCTCCGGTTACCACGTAGTCGAGCACAAGGGAGTGACCTATGCCTTTGCTTCTAAAGAGCATAAAGAAATGTTCGAGGCCGACCCCGGGAAGTATGTGCCAGCCTATGGTGGATATTGTGCCTATGGTGTGGCGGTCGGGAAGAAATTCGTGTCCGATCCTGAAGCGTGGAAGATCGTTCAGGGCAAACTGTATTTGAATCTGGATCGGGATATCCAAAACAAATGGGCCAAGGAAATTCCGGTCTATCTCAAAAAATCCGAGGCCAATTGGAAAGAAATCAAAGATAAAGCGCCGTCGGATTTATAA
- a CDS encoding cytochrome P460 family protein, whose translation MKQFITVGTVLFLGLGSLAGWAMTKEEKYFAPNVHPKTGAINVPENYREWPTLGTWAHAKVEGAPGLQEYHVVYTQPDTIRYYKEKNRFPDGAVLVKELLHADTMSMTTGPAVGHATTIKGWFVLVRDTNGRFKESSLWGDGWGWSFFNSDDPQHTVSKDYKIDCLPCHTPARELAQKNAVEADKWIYSFGYPVLQKK comes from the coding sequence ATGAAACAGTTTATCACCGTAGGAACGGTCCTTTTTCTGGGATTGGGAAGTTTGGCAGGATGGGCGATGACGAAAGAAGAAAAATATTTTGCCCCTAATGTTCACCCCAAAACTGGGGCCATCAATGTTCCTGAAAATTACCGGGAATGGCCCACGCTTGGGACCTGGGCCCACGCCAAGGTTGAAGGTGCGCCCGGTCTGCAGGAATACCACGTCGTGTATACCCAGCCGGATACAATCAGGTATTACAAAGAGAAAAACCGGTTTCCCGACGGAGCGGTGTTGGTGAAAGAACTCCTACACGCCGACACCATGTCGATGACCACCGGGCCGGCAGTCGGTCACGCGACCACCATCAAAGGCTGGTTTGTGTTGGTCAGGGATACGAACGGGCGGTTTAAAGAATCCAGCCTATGGGGTGATGGTTGGGGTTGGTCCTTCTTTAATTCGGACGATCCTCAACATACGGTGTCTAAGGATTACAAAATAGATTGTCTTCCGTGTCACACCCCGGCCAGAGAGTTGGCCCAGAAAAATGCGGTTGAGGCGGATAAATGGATTTACTCGTTTGGTTACCCTGTGCTTCAAAAGAAATGA
- a CDS encoding TetR/AcrR family transcriptional regulator: MTVESPRPSKREQLIQTAVTLFAQNGIHATGIDTIVEHSGVTKKTLYAHFRSKEELVLAALRHYDGQFRNSFMRQVETKARTPKTRLLAIFDVAETWFSQQSFYGCLFINAVGEHSTPDTSLRYVCRDFKRMMTEFILKLCIQMGVRNPQHLAEELSLLLEGAIVTAQVSQKPDAAKIAKRIAAALIEKQRPRETPQT; the protein is encoded by the coding sequence ATGACGGTAGAAAGCCCTCGACCCTCAAAGCGGGAGCAACTCATCCAGACAGCCGTGACCTTATTTGCGCAAAACGGGATTCACGCCACAGGGATCGATACCATTGTTGAACATTCCGGGGTGACAAAAAAAACCTTGTATGCCCACTTCCGCTCAAAGGAGGAATTGGTCCTCGCGGCATTGCGACACTATGACGGACAGTTTAGAAATTCGTTCATGCGGCAAGTGGAGACCAAGGCGCGCACTCCCAAAACTCGCCTGCTGGCCATTTTCGATGTGGCCGAAACCTGGTTCTCGCAACAGAGTTTTTATGGATGTCTGTTCATCAATGCCGTTGGTGAGCATTCCACCCCCGACACTTCACTGCGTTACGTCTGCAGGGATTTCAAGCGGATGATGACGGAGTTTATTCTCAAGCTCTGTATTCAGATGGGAGTGCGGAATCCTCAGCATTTAGCCGAAGAACTCTCGCTCTTATTGGAAGGCGCAATCGTGACCGCCCAAGTGTCGCAAAAACCTGATGCAGCCAAAATTGCCAAACGGATAGCAGCAGCGCTGATCGAAAAACAGAGACCACGTGAAACACCCCAAACATGA
- a CDS encoding Ig-like domain-containing protein: protein MFRARMTIVFVTALTLLLGYQTSWPFSILEPKEFTVHQSGDHISVALDLEGLPGVTKVNYYWYGEFDDMLREFVEEKLALVATAKNNPPFGGKILIPKEMMGAYRLLAVAEQGGRQSQHESLAIFDEILIQIVPDAELLEIDFQTDKPLKLGRASGTRVYDQIDFLGKTFELPVIGRFSDGISRSLRAQSTGTTYQSADENIISVNPNGVVRLVGNGETALTVKNRNQEATLGILVEVNDEPNQPPVSDPGKTQTVLSGTRVTLNGLRSYDPDGGSLQYHWEQVRGSKVPLLDPYSAQAKFLAPFVVEERFFRFTLRVTDIKGADSQPAFVDVMITP from the coding sequence ATGTTTCGCGCTCGGATGACGATAGTCTTCGTAACCGCTCTCACCCTTCTGCTTGGATATCAAACGTCCTGGCCCTTTTCCATACTTGAACCGAAAGAATTCACAGTTCACCAGTCAGGTGACCATATTTCGGTCGCCTTGGATTTAGAGGGTCTCCCCGGAGTCACCAAGGTGAACTACTACTGGTATGGTGAATTTGACGATATGCTGCGAGAATTTGTCGAAGAAAAATTAGCTCTTGTCGCCACGGCAAAAAATAATCCTCCCTTTGGCGGAAAGATTCTGATACCCAAGGAAATGATGGGCGCCTATCGGCTTCTGGCTGTGGCCGAACAGGGTGGAAGACAATCCCAACATGAATCTTTAGCCATCTTCGATGAAATCCTGATTCAAATCGTGCCGGACGCTGAACTCCTGGAAATTGACTTTCAAACGGACAAGCCCCTGAAATTGGGACGAGCCAGCGGAACTCGTGTATATGACCAAATAGACTTTCTCGGAAAAACGTTTGAATTACCAGTGATTGGGCGATTCTCAGATGGAATCTCCCGTTCCCTTCGTGCACAAAGCACAGGAACCACCTATCAGTCTGCTGACGAAAACATCATTTCGGTCAACCCAAATGGGGTGGTCCGGCTGGTAGGTAATGGGGAAACCGCGCTCACCGTAAAAAATCGCAATCAAGAGGCCACCCTCGGTATTCTGGTTGAGGTTAACGATGAACCGAATCAGCCACCGGTTTCGGATCCCGGCAAAACGCAAACGGTCCTTTCGGGAACACGAGTCACCTTGAATGGCTTAAGGAGTTATGATCCCGACGGCGGCTCCCTCCAGTACCACTGGGAACAAGTACGAGGAAGTAAAGTCCCTTTGCTTGACCCGTATTCCGCACAAGCCAAATTTTTGGCCCCGTTTGTAGTCGAAGAACGTTTTTTCCGCTTCACCCTCAGAGTTACGGACATTAAAGGTGCCGACAGTCAACCTGCCTTTGTCGACGTCATGATTACGCCCTAG